The nucleotide window TGAGTTCGCTCCTGTCCTGGCGGGGATAGGGGTTGTCATCGAACTCTACTGCCACAGGCACCTTTCTGTACAGTTTAAATCCCACCAAGCGTTGAAGTCGCAGCAACAACTACGGGAAGCCTCGCAAACTGCGCGAGGCTGTTCGGCTCGGCAGCCGGTTCCGCTCTGGAGGACGCCTCCCTTTCATCCATCGTGGTCGCGCGAAGCGCGGGTGTTCGACTCAGGATGACGTCTCTCTGTGCGTTTGTAATGCTCGGGTGATTGCCAGATCCGGTATGAATCGCGCTTCATCACACAGCGAGCTGCTCTGGGTCACGCCAGCCGCCACGTCTCCAGCGCGCCGTCGTGGTCGCGGCGGACGCGGGCGTGGCGCGCCAGGTAGGCCAGGTGCGCGCGGGCCTCGCGGACGGCGTGCAGCAGGTTGTCGGGCGGCAGGTCGCCGAAGACGCCGCGGGCCACGCCGAACGCGGTGCGCGGGCCGCCGGCCAGCAGCGCCAGGATCTGCGCGTTGCGTTCGTCGTGGTGCGCCGCGATCGCGTCGATGCGCGCGGCCAGGTCCTCGAACGGCTCGCCGTGCGAGGGGAGGACGAGGTCGACCGGGAGCTCGCGCAGGGCGCGGAGCGAGGCCAGGTAGTCCGACAGCGGCTCGCTGGCGTACAGGTCCGCCCCGATGTTGGGGGAGATGCGCGGGAGGACGTGGTCGCCGGTGATCAGGATCCGCCGCGCGGGGTGATAGACGGTGACGTGCCCCGGCGAGTGCCCCGGCGTGTGGATCCACTCCCATCCCCCGCCGCCGGGGAGCGGCCCGCGCTCGCCGGTGAGCACGATGTCCGGGTGGAAGCGCGCGTAGAAGGAGTGGATGAGGTCGCTCGCCCGCAGGAATCCGGGGATCACCGCGGCGGGGACGCCGATCTCCGCGAAGACGTCCGCTACGTGCGCGCGGTCCTCGGGCCAGCGGTCCACGAAGCGGCGCGCGAGCGTCTCCTCGTCCTCGTGGATGGCCACGCGCGCGCCGCTCCACTCGCGCACGGGGCCCGCGAGCCCGTAGTGGTCCGGGTGCGCGTGCGTGAGGACGACATACGCCAGCGACTCGGGCGTCACGCCGACCTCCGCCGCCGCGGCGCGGAGGGCGCCGCGGGCGGGCGGGGTGT belongs to Longimicrobium sp. and includes:
- a CDS encoding MBL fold metallo-hydrolase; protein product: MTATLQVAPGVHRVSVPLPFPPGEVAAWVIEGDEGHTLVDTGIDTPPARGALRAAAAEVGVTPESLAYVVLTHAHPDHYGLAGPVREWSGARVAIHEDEETLARRFVDRWPEDRAHVADVFAEIGVPAAVIPGFLRASDLIHSFYARFHPDIVLTGERGPLPGGGGWEWIHTPGHSPGHVTVYHPARRILITGDHVLPRISPNIGADLYASEPLSDYLASLRALRELPVDLVLPSHGEPFEDLAARIDAIAAHHDERNAQILALLAGGPRTAFGVARGVFGDLPPDNLLHAVREARAHLAYLARHARVRRDHDGALETWRLA